A section of the Acropora muricata isolate sample 2 chromosome 4, ASM3666990v1, whole genome shotgun sequence genome encodes:
- the LOC136913010 gene encoding protein LTO1 homolog isoform X1: protein MALRDEIDDAFDSVVFLEERFHEKGLKEGYETGKTQGLSEGRLLGVSKGCDIGREVGSYLGFVSIWYEILKENPNAKARCVKALRSLKEMILALPLNEPSNEELFANIEKVRAKFKLVCSLLGVSAEYLGGGVTGLSF from the exons ATGGCTCTCAGAGACGAGATAGATGACGCATTTGACTCGGTAGTTTTTCTGGAGGAAAG gTTTCACGAAAAGGGCCTTAAGGAAGGCTACGAGACTGGGAAAACGCAAGGACTTTCAGAAGGTCGACTCttgggcgtttcgaaaggctGTGATATTGGTCGCGAG GTGGGATCTTATCTTGGGTTTGTTTCAATCTGGTatgaaattttgaaagaaaatcctAATGCAAAAGCAAG GTGTGTTAAGGCACTGAGATCTTTGAAAGAAATGATTCTAGCTCTTCCTCTTAATGAACCCTCAAATGAAGAATTGTTTGCCAATATTGAGAAAGTGCGAGCCAAGTTTAAACTG GTGTGTTCCTTGTTAGGAGTCAGTGCTGAATATCTTGGTGGTGGAGTGACAGGGTTATCTTTCTGA
- the LOC136913010 gene encoding protein LTO1 homolog isoform X2 has product MTHLTRFHEKGLKEGYETGKTQGLSEGRLLGVSKGCDIGREVGSYLGFVSIWYEILKENPNAKARCVKALRSLKEMILALPLNEPSNEELFANIEKVRAKFKLVCSLLGVSAEYLGGGVTGLSF; this is encoded by the exons ATGACGCATTTGACTCG gTTTCACGAAAAGGGCCTTAAGGAAGGCTACGAGACTGGGAAAACGCAAGGACTTTCAGAAGGTCGACTCttgggcgtttcgaaaggctGTGATATTGGTCGCGAG GTGGGATCTTATCTTGGGTTTGTTTCAATCTGGTatgaaattttgaaagaaaatcctAATGCAAAAGCAAG GTGTGTTAAGGCACTGAGATCTTTGAAAGAAATGATTCTAGCTCTTCCTCTTAATGAACCCTCAAATGAAGAATTGTTTGCCAATATTGAGAAAGTGCGAGCCAAGTTTAAACTG GTGTGTTCCTTGTTAGGAGTCAGTGCTGAATATCTTGGTGGTGGAGTGACAGGGTTATCTTTCTGA
- the LOC136913008 gene encoding transmembrane protein 19-like: MLVELRMEYLHSALVRAAFAIFSTLVIVRHGLKKQSLDLTGAVASVVVGFVLTLSNLCFFASCATFFLTSSKLTRYKSKEKEKLEDDFKKGGQRNWIQVFCNGGVPTILALLYIVDVGIGEHPIDYAKDYISSVLSIAILGSFACSCGDTWASEIGTAVVSHAPVLITTFSKVPVGTNGGITITGTVASIVGGTVIGVTYYITLVLVMAVRQISLITPQWPIIFIGCLGGFLGSLFDSLLGATLQYSGYCSVKKRVVNKPSSTAKHISGQPILDNHAVNLFSSLLTSITMPYIGYFLWKSIGDTK, from the exons ATGCTTGTAGAACTAAGAATGGAATATCTGCATTCAG catTAGTTAGGGCTGCCTTCGCTATTTTCTCAACCCTGGTTATCGTACGACATGGGTTAAAGAAACAGTCCTTAGACTTGACGGGTGCCGTCGCCTCTGTAGTCGTGGGGTTTGTTTTGACGTTGAGCAATCTCTGTTTCTTTGCTTCATGTGCAACGTTCTTTCTCACGAGTTCAAAGCTAACAAGATACAAATCCAAAGAAAAGGAGAAGCTAGAGGATGACTTCAAGAAAG GTGGTCAGAGAAACTGGATTCAGGTTTTTTGTAATGGAGGAGTTCCAACAATATTAGCTCTTCTTTACATTGTTGATGTGGGTATTGGAGAACACCCTATTGACTATGCCAAGGATTATATTTCTTCAGTGCTTTCCATTGCTATACTTGGATCATTTGCATGTAGTTGTGGAGATACATGGGCTTCAGAAATAGGAACAGCAGTAGTTTCTCATGCACCTGTGCTTATAACAACATTTTCCAAAGTTCCTGTAGGAACTAACGGTGGTATTACTATAACAGGAACAGTAGCAAGTATTGTTGGAGGAACTGTCATTGGAGTCACCTATTATATAACTCTGGTTTTGGTCATGGCAGTTCGTCAGATCAGCCTCATAACACCCCAGTGGCCGATCATTTTTATCGGCTGTTTAGGAGGTTTCTTGGGATCTCTGTTTGATTCTTTACTTGGTGCTACCTTGCAATATTCAGGATACTGTTCAGTGAAGAAGCGTGTTGTCAACAAGCCATCTTCAACTGCAAAGCATATTTCAGGCCAACCAATCCTAGACAACCATGCCGTAAACTTGTTCTCAAGTCTCCTCACAAGTATCACAATGCCTTATATTGGTTACTTTCTATGGAAAAGTATTGGTGATACCAAATAG
- the LOC136913036 gene encoding E3 ubiquitin-protein ligase MYLIP-like gives MWCFISEPNGIIHEIFLSKNAVGQECLDKVCEKLKLVERDYFGLKFGGAKGVRFWLNLRNPMSSQLSGKPPYRLYFLVKFFVKPQELQQEITRHQYYLTLKNFISEGKLDLSSLQVKTIARLCALISQIECGNFSQERVAKYSSYLPLSIYNEYAKTSDLQKDVAIEHARLMNCSASESKIEFLHIACGIQGYGIEIFHGRLHEDKILKKVDIYVGSDGIRVFSTNRVYDTKQRKDIAKRTLEKRVSFEDVSTVSYNNRSFTVVHGGTGPQAQRDTYKMKSESDAVALFRTFTEYHTFYQCNTVKRSVIDQCTRTLAGRLLSVFVPRNEFGRIFLFDVQRTRRQAYSQAWGELNSCRVIDVVSSASGNFRSGGTAAEYRPVQSPLSQRKCYISKGSEGSRALAERESTENMSPEKLKIMVRHLQDARICQICMDNEVATAFCPCGHVVCCADCSAMCKECPLCRSQITYAQRVFFPCE, from the exons ATGTGGTGCTTCATTTCGGAGCCTAATGGTATAATTCACGAAATTTTCCTGTCGAAAAATGCTGTCGGCCAAGAGTGTTTAGACAAG GTCTGTGAAAAGTTAAAGCTGGTGGAGAGAGATTATTTTGGTTTGAAATTTGGTGGCGCGAAAGGTGTGCGATTTTGGCTAAATTTGAGAAATCCTATGTCATCGCAGCTTTCTGGAAAGCCACCAtatcgtttgtatttcctggtgaAATTTTTTGTGAAGCCACAAGAACTTCAGCAAGAAATTACACG TCATCAGTACTATCTGACCCTGAAGAATTTTATCAGCGAGGGAAAGTTGGATTTGTCATCCCTTCAAGTGAAGACGATCGCTCGGTTGTGTGCCCTGATTTCTCAAATAGAGTGCGGCAATTTTAGCCAAGAAAGAGTCGCCAAATATTCCTCCTACCTTCCCTTGTCTATATATAACGAATATGCCAAGACCTCAGATCTCCAGAAGGACGTAGCCATTGAGCACGCCAGGCTAATGAACTGCTCCGCGAGCGAATCAAAAATTGAGTTTTTGCACATCGCTTGCGGTATCCAGGGATATGGAATTGAGATTTTTCACGGACGTCTACATGAGGATAAAATCCTGAAAAAGGTGGACATTTATGTCGGTAGTGATGGAATACGAGTTTTTAGTACCAACCGCGTATATgatacaaagcaaagaaaagatatCGCCAAGAGGACGCTCGAAAAACG AGTGTCCTTTGAAGACGTTTCCACAGTGTCTTACAATAACCGCTCATTTACTGTTGTCCATGGAGGAACTGGCCCTCAAGCTCAGAGAGACACGTATAAAATGAAGTCGGAAAGCGATGCAGTTGCTTTGTTTCGAACGTTCACCGAGTACCACACCTTTTATCAGTGCAACACTGTCAAGCGATCAGTCATTGACCAGTGCACCAGGACCCTGGCTGGCCGCCTGTTATCAGTATTCGTGCCGCGAAACGAGTTCGGCAGGATTTTCCTGTTCGATGTACAGCGCACGCGGCGTCAGGCGTACAGTCAAGCGTGGGGGGAGCTCAACTCGTGTCGCGTGATCGATGTGGTTAGTTCAGCCTCCGGGAATTTCCGTTCCGGTGGAACAGCGGCTGAATACCGCCCTGTCCAGTCCCCGCTCTCACAGCGTAAATGCTATATTTCAAAGGGGAGCGAAGGGAGCAGAGCCCTCGCGGAAAGAGAAAGCACGGAAAATATGTCCCCAGAAAAGCTAAAGATCATGGTTCGGCACCTCCAAGACGCTCGGATTTGTCAGATTTGCATGGATAACGAAGTTGCTACGGCCTTCTGCCCTTGTGGCCATGTAGTGTGTTGTGCTGATTGCTCGGCCATGTGCAAAGAATGCCCTCTGTGTCGAAGCCAGATAACGTATGCACAACGAGTCTTCTTCCCTTGTGAATGA
- the LOC136913007 gene encoding coiled-coil domain-containing protein 34-like, with product MNGTLQSDKGALLGTFSQDSLDIGESTRSLLTPVYGDAAGIEEPDFSEGSLSSDSDRENELPRHSKQGSKDYSLEFEIFNSSTDRSKSTTPRNSSPSRSKRSSSKTTRSLSKSSTERRRTKSASGAEYKEKDLSPWESWLVKKSAENREKVKQQRLQNRKEREEKEIEQRKREEELKRGSEVIAKWLENKRKTSAEERKKKLLQEQLEEEKKESSNRFIAEKATVEYNHWLERKKAQEKEKKRMDELEARVKKEKEVQRKLDNEEAYSRWIAKANEKPKSVYNSFGYTGGMMMGFYEWGSYPAPSYCNPVPWVPPKVKRNNERRKGKMEMIPPSPPLLFRDIENRKAKAKNKT from the coding sequence ATGAATGGTACACTTCAAAGTGATAAAGGTGCACTTTTAGGGACGTTTTCTCAAGATTCTCTCGATATTGGTGAATCAACTCGTTCGTTGCTCACACCAGTTTACGGTGACGCGGCGGGTATTGAAGAACCTGATTTCTCAGAGGGCTCCCTGAGCAGTGATAGTGATAGAGAGAATGAGCTTCCTCGTCATTCTAAACAGGGTTCAAAAGATTACAGCCTTGAATTCGAAATATTCAACAGCTCTACTGATCGCAGCAAGAGCACGACTCCAAGGAATTCATCGCCCTCAAGATCCAAGCGATCGTCCAGCAAAACCACAAGGTCTTTATCCAAATCAAGCACAGAAAGGCGTAGAACTAAAAGCGCTAGTGGAGCTGAATATAAAGAAAAAGACCTTTCACCATGGGAATCTTGGCTTGTAAAAAAGAGTGCTGAAAATCGTGAAAAGGTCAAACAACAAAGACTTCAGAATcggaaagaaagagaagaaaaggaaattgaacaaagaaaaagagaggaAGAACTTAAAAGGGGAAGTGAGGTGATTGCAAAATggctggaaaacaaaagaaaaaccagtgctgaagaaagaaaaaagaaattgttacaGGAACAACTGGaggaagagaagaaagaaagtTCAAATCGTTTCATCGCAGAAAAAGCTACTGTGGAATACAATCACTGGCTGGAAAGGAAGAAAGCacaggaaaaagagaaaaaaaggatgGACGAGCTTGAGGCAAgggtaaagaaagaaaaagaagtgcaGAGAAAATTGGACAATGAAGAGGCTTACAGCAGGTGGATTGCAAAGGCCAACGAGAAACCAAAATCTGTTTACAATAGTTTTGGTTACACTGGGGGAATGATGATGGGGTTTTATGAATGGGGCTCCTATCCTGCTCCTAGTTATTGCAATCCTGTTCCTTGGGTGCCACCAAAGGTGAAAAGGAACAATGAAAGAAGGAAAGGCAAGATGGAGATGATACCACCCTCACCACCACTGCTCTTTAGAGACATTGAAAACAGAAAagcaaaggcaaagaataagACGTAG